A stretch of the Flavobacterium sp. 5 genome encodes the following:
- a CDS encoding TolC family protein, with product MSYKYIVPLGICLAVASCTPALAPLAETKAVPESFGKTADTMNTSNTSWRTYFKDPNLVNLIDTALKNNQELQITLQEIEIAKNDIRVKKGLLLPSVGIGAGAGVEKVGRYTSQGAGDATTEIKPGIETPDPLGDFKIAAYAHWEVDIWKKLRNSKKAAVSRYLATVEGKNFVITNLISEVAESYYELLALDSQLDIVKQNITLQSNALEIVKIQKEASRATELAVQKFQAEVMASKSMEFDILQSIKETENKINFLLGQYPQEIKRDKSNFMDLLPSEVNSGIPSQLLANRPDVKQAELELEAAKLDVKTARAEFYPSLDITASVGLNAFKPAYLFTLPESLLYSLAGDIAAPLINRNAIKAEYSSANARQIQALYNYERTILNAYIEVSNQLSKISNLEKSYDLKSQQVSALNRSIDVAGDLFKSARVDYFEVLMTQRDALESKLELIDTKKEQLDASVFVYRDLGGGWK from the coding sequence ATCAAATACCTCTTGGCGTACTTATTTTAAGGATCCAAATTTGGTAAATTTGATTGATACTGCCTTGAAAAATAATCAGGAGTTGCAAATCACTTTGCAGGAAATCGAAATCGCAAAGAACGATATCCGAGTAAAAAAAGGGTTACTATTGCCATCTGTTGGGATTGGAGCAGGTGCAGGAGTAGAAAAAGTGGGAAGATATACAAGTCAAGGTGCTGGTGATGCTACTACAGAAATAAAACCCGGCATTGAAACTCCAGATCCACTAGGTGATTTTAAAATTGCAGCTTATGCACATTGGGAAGTAGATATCTGGAAAAAATTACGCAATTCGAAGAAAGCTGCCGTAAGCCGATATTTAGCTACTGTTGAAGGTAAAAACTTTGTAATAACGAATCTTATTTCGGAGGTTGCTGAATCGTATTACGAATTGTTAGCTTTGGATAGTCAATTGGATATCGTAAAACAGAATATCACTTTACAAAGTAACGCTTTGGAAATTGTAAAAATTCAAAAAGAAGCGTCAAGAGCAACTGAATTGGCTGTTCAAAAATTTCAGGCTGAAGTTATGGCTTCTAAAAGTATGGAGTTCGATATTCTTCAAAGCATAAAAGAAACGGAGAATAAAATTAACTTTTTACTAGGTCAATATCCACAGGAAATTAAGAGAGATAAATCTAATTTTATGGATTTGTTGCCTTCTGAAGTTAATTCTGGGATTCCTTCTCAACTTTTAGCGAATCGTCCAGACGTTAAGCAAGCTGAATTAGAGTTGGAAGCTGCAAAGCTAGATGTTAAAACAGCACGTGCTGAATTTTATCCATCACTTGATATTACAGCTTCGGTAGGACTTAACGCTTTCAAACCTGCTTATTTGTTTACGCTTCCTGAGTCATTATTGTATTCATTAGCGGGAGATATTGCGGCTCCTTTGATAAACAGAAATGCTATTAAAGCGGAGTATAGTTCGGCAAACGCAAGACAAATTCAAGCTTTGTATAATTATGAACGTACTATTTTAAATGCTTATATAGAAGTTTCAAATCAGCTTTCTAAAATCAGTAATTTAGAAAAAAGCTATGATTTAAAATCTCAACAAGTATCGGCTTTGAATCGTTCGATTGATGTCGCAGGAGATTTATTTAAATCTGCCAGAGTTGATTATTTTGAAGTTTTGATGACCCAACGGGATGCTTTAGAATCTAAACTTGAATTAATAGATACCAAAAAAGAACAACTTGATGCCTCAGTCTTTGTTTACAGAGACCTAGGTGGAGGTTGGAAATAA